A single region of the Candidatus Binataceae bacterium genome encodes:
- the infA gene encoding translation initiation factor IF-1, which produces MVKEDLIEFEGTVLELLPDARFRVRLDNGHETLAYTSGKMRKNRIRVLAGDRVTVEMTPYDLTRGRLSFRHKDERSSSAPNSPRPRHRGR; this is translated from the coding sequence TTGGTAAAGGAAGACTTGATCGAGTTCGAAGGCACCGTGCTGGAGCTTCTCCCGGACGCTCGGTTCCGCGTACGCCTCGACAACGGCCACGAGACGCTCGCCTACACCTCCGGCAAGATGCGGAAGAATCGCATTCGCGTTCTCGCGGGCGACCGCGTCACCGTGGAAATGACGCCCTACGACCTCACGCGCGGCCGTTTGAGCTTCCGACACAAGGACGAGCGCTCTTCGTCCGCGCCCAACTCCCCGCGCCCACGTCACCGCGGCCGTTAA